Proteins encoded within one genomic window of bacterium:
- the nuoL gene encoding NADH-quinone oxidoreductase subunit L, with protein MPVVETALLRWIVLCPLLGTILCLYAAKSGRDAIAKLAGPLSVLAAFAVTLAAVAQLWQLPPEGALLDRMYTWIHAAPLTLEAAFRLDHLSSVMILVITGVGFLIHVYSLGYMHDDPDVARFFAYMNLFTVSMLILVLGDSLPLLFIGWEGVGLCSYLLIGFWYLDEANADAGRKAFIANRIGDAAFLVGMFLLFWSLGQVDAPTLAFTDINHLAPKLAEWSPAVVTAICVLLFIGATGKSAQIPLYVWLPDAMAGPTPVSALIHAATMVTAGVYMIARLSPLYVLSPSTLELIAVIGAATAFFAATIGLVQRDLKKILAYSTVSQLGYMFLALGCGAFSAAIFHLMTHAFFKACLFLCAGSVMHALHGELDVFKMGGLKKAMPITARTFLVAALAISGFPGFSGFFSKDLILEAAYMSGHTWLWLTGVVAAGMTAFYVFRAYFLVFEGVSRVDEAARHHLHESPRTMTIPLIVLAVLSLVGGFIGLPHGLLWGDEIGHYLEPSVAALGHLPHPSTGTLVFLIAVASGVGLAGIGLDYLMYGQQSDLPDRIAARLRGLYTLLWNKYYVDELYDALVITPYVRLSRYFWQTVDARWVDGAVNGVGDLVRVLGGRARRIQTGNVQAYALAMLIGAMVVVAALVI; from the coding sequence ATGCCCGTAGTCGAAACGGCCCTTCTTCGTTGGATCGTGCTCTGCCCGCTGCTCGGCACGATCCTCTGCCTGTACGCCGCCAAGAGCGGTCGCGACGCGATCGCGAAGTTGGCCGGCCCGCTGTCGGTGCTGGCCGCGTTCGCGGTGACGCTGGCGGCCGTGGCGCAGCTCTGGCAGTTGCCGCCGGAGGGCGCGCTGCTGGATCGCATGTACACCTGGATCCACGCCGCGCCGCTCACCCTCGAGGCGGCGTTCCGGCTCGATCATCTGAGCAGCGTGATGATCCTCGTCATCACCGGCGTCGGCTTCCTGATCCACGTCTACTCGCTCGGGTACATGCACGACGATCCCGACGTCGCGCGGTTCTTCGCGTACATGAACCTGTTCACCGTCTCGATGCTGATCCTGGTGCTCGGCGATTCGCTGCCGCTGCTCTTCATCGGCTGGGAGGGCGTCGGGCTCTGTTCCTATCTCCTGATCGGCTTCTGGTACCTCGACGAGGCCAACGCCGACGCCGGCCGCAAGGCCTTCATCGCCAACCGGATCGGCGACGCCGCCTTCCTGGTCGGCATGTTCCTGCTCTTCTGGAGCCTCGGCCAGGTGGATGCGCCGACGCTCGCCTTCACCGACATCAACCACCTCGCGCCGAAGTTGGCGGAATGGTCGCCGGCGGTGGTGACCGCGATCTGCGTCCTGCTCTTCATCGGCGCCACCGGCAAGTCGGCGCAGATCCCGCTCTACGTCTGGCTGCCCGACGCGATGGCCGGCCCGACCCCGGTGTCGGCGCTCATCCACGCCGCCACCATGGTGACCGCCGGCGTCTACATGATCGCCCGCCTGTCGCCGCTCTACGTGCTGTCGCCGTCGACCCTCGAGCTGATCGCCGTCATCGGCGCCGCCACCGCGTTCTTCGCGGCCACCATCGGCCTGGTGCAGCGCGACCTGAAGAAGATCCTCGCCTACTCGACGGTCTCGCAGCTCGGCTACATGTTCCTCGCCCTCGGCTGCGGCGCCTTCTCGGCGGCGATCTTCCATCTCATGACGCACGCCTTCTTCAAGGCGTGCCTGTTCCTGTGCGCCGGGAGCGTCATGCACGCGCTGCACGGCGAGCTCGACGTCTTCAAGATGGGCGGCCTGAAAAAGGCGATGCCGATCACCGCGCGCACCTTCCTGGTCGCGGCCCTGGCGATCTCCGGCTTCCCCGGCTTCTCCGGCTTCTTCTCCAAGGACCTGATCCTCGAGGCGGCGTACATGAGCGGCCACACCTGGCTGTGGCTGACCGGCGTGGTCGCCGCCGGCATGACCGCCTTCTACGTCTTCCGCGCCTACTTCCTCGTGTTCGAGGGCGTCAGCCGGGTGGACGAGGCGGCGCGCCACCACCTGCACGAATCGCCGCGCACCATGACCATTCCGCTGATCGTCCTCGCGGTGCTGTCGCTGGTCGGCGGCTTCATCGGCCTGCCCCATGGGCTGCTGTGGGGCGACGAGATCGGCCACTACCTCGAGCCGTCGGTCGCCGCGCTCGGACACCTGCCGCATCCCAGCACCGGCACGCTGGTGTTCCTCATCGCCGTCGCCAGCGGCGTCGGGCTCGCCGGCATCGGCCTCGATTACCTGATGTACGGCCAGCAGTCGGACCTGCCCGATCGCATCGCGGCGCGCCTGCGCGGGCTCTACACGCTGTTGTGGAACAAGTACTACGTCGACGAGCTCTACGACGCGCTGGTGATCACGCCCTACGTGCGCCTGTCGCGCTACTTCTGGCAGACCGTCGACGCGCGGTGGGTCGACGGCGCGGTGAACGGCGTCGGCGACCTGGTGCGGGTCCTCGGCGGGCGCGCCCGCCGCATCCAGACCGGCAACGTGCAGGCCTACGCGCTGGCGATGTTGATCGGCGCCATGGTCGTGGTCGCGGCGCTGGTGATCTGA
- a CDS encoding cytochrome b N-terminal domain-containing protein, translated as MRLARSIAVWLDERLHLTRLFESTAGHTVPASSGSWFYVFGSGTLLCFVIQIVTGMCLSLTYVPSADQAWTSLIFLNYEQYLGWFLRAVHNWGSNFMVAIMTLHMIQVFLFGAFKYPRELTWITGCVLFLCVLGMAFTGQVLRFDQDAYWGLGIGTAILARTPVLGAALTSLLLGGPIIAGETLSRFFTLHVFVLPGLIIAMISVHLRLVLAAGINEYPRPGQPVDPATYREEYEALLRREGVAFVPHAIGKDLVFAGVLILAILGCAALFGPAGPNGPPNPTLIETNPRPDFYFLPLFSVFALLPPYMETFLMLTAPAIGIVVLFLVPFLSNRGEKSARRRPVAVVGVILIMLTLSVLAWLGTYSPWSPVMDAWSGAATPVELVKGRTPLELQGAVVLQAKQCRNCHSLGGQGGLRGPSLDAVATRLTRDQLVRQVLQGGGNMPAYGKNLRPAEVTALVAFMSTLRPDYEPRAVDVAGP; from the coding sequence ATGCGCCTCGCCCGATCCATCGCCGTCTGGCTCGACGAACGCCTGCACCTGACGCGGCTGTTCGAGTCGACGGCCGGACACACCGTGCCCGCCAGCTCGGGGAGCTGGTTCTACGTCTTCGGCAGCGGCACCCTGCTGTGCTTCGTCATCCAGATCGTCACCGGCATGTGCCTGTCGCTGACCTACGTGCCGTCGGCGGACCAGGCGTGGACCAGCCTGATCTTCCTCAATTACGAGCAGTACCTCGGCTGGTTCCTGCGCGCCGTCCACAACTGGGGCTCCAACTTCATGGTGGCGATCATGACGCTGCACATGATCCAGGTGTTCCTGTTCGGCGCCTTCAAGTACCCGCGCGAGCTGACCTGGATCACCGGCTGCGTGCTCTTCCTGTGCGTGCTCGGCATGGCCTTCACCGGCCAGGTGCTGCGCTTCGACCAGGACGCCTACTGGGGGCTCGGCATCGGCACCGCCATCCTGGCGCGCACCCCGGTGCTCGGCGCGGCGCTGACGTCGCTGCTGCTCGGCGGCCCGATCATCGCCGGCGAGACGCTGTCGCGCTTCTTCACCCTGCACGTGTTCGTCCTTCCCGGCCTGATCATCGCCATGATCAGCGTCCACCTGCGCCTGGTGCTGGCGGCCGGGATCAACGAGTACCCGCGGCCGGGGCAGCCGGTGGATCCCGCCACCTACCGCGAGGAGTACGAAGCGCTGCTGCGGCGCGAGGGCGTCGCCTTCGTGCCGCACGCGATCGGCAAGGACCTCGTCTTCGCCGGCGTCCTGATCCTCGCCATCCTCGGCTGCGCCGCGCTCTTCGGACCCGCCGGTCCGAACGGGCCGCCGAACCCGACCCTGATCGAGACCAACCCGCGCCCCGACTTCTACTTCCTGCCGCTCTTCTCCGTGTTCGCGCTGCTGCCGCCGTACATGGAGACGTTCCTCATGCTGACCGCGCCGGCGATCGGCATCGTCGTGCTCTTCCTGGTGCCGTTCCTCTCCAACCGCGGCGAGAAGAGCGCGCGCCGCCGCCCGGTGGCCGTGGTCGGCGTCATCCTCATCATGCTCACCCTGTCGGTGCTCGCCTGGCTGGGCACCTACTCGCCGTGGTCGCCGGTGATGGACGCCTGGAGCGGCGCCGCGACGCCGGTGGAGCTGGTGAAGGGCCGCACGCCGCTCGAGCTGCAGGGCGCGGTGGTGCTGCAGGCCAAGCAGTGCCGCAACTGCCACAGCCTGGGCGGGCAGGGCGGCCTGCGCGGGCCCAGCCTCGACGCGGTGGCGACGCGCCTCACCCGCGACCAGCTCGTGCGCCAGGTGCTGCAGGGCGGCGGCAACATGCCCGCCTACGGCAAGAACCTGCGGCCGGCCGAGGTGACCGCGCTGGTCGCCTTCATGTCCACCCTGCGCCCCGACTACGAGCCGCGCGCCGTCGACGTCGCCGGGCCGTAG
- a CDS encoding ubiquinol-cytochrome c reductase iron-sulfur subunit, which produces MKTTRRNFLVTLGVALNAIAGALLAVPIIGYLGGALKNRKRDQAWIRLGALADFPVGQTRLATYTNPFTTPWDGETAEIPCWVRRIADDRFQVFAINCTHLGCPVRWFPESGLFMCPCHGGVYYEDGEHASGPPPRRLYEYEYRVDGDQLLVRGGQLPTLAQGV; this is translated from the coding sequence ATGAAGACCACGCGACGCAACTTTCTCGTCACCCTGGGCGTGGCGCTCAACGCCATCGCCGGCGCGCTGCTGGCGGTACCGATCATCGGGTATCTCGGCGGGGCGCTGAAGAATCGCAAGCGCGATCAGGCGTGGATCAGGCTCGGGGCGCTCGCGGACTTCCCGGTCGGTCAGACGCGGCTGGCGACCTACACCAATCCCTTCACCACGCCGTGGGATGGCGAGACGGCGGAGATCCCGTGCTGGGTGCGGCGCATCGCCGACGACCGCTTCCAGGTGTTCGCCATCAACTGCACCCACCTCGGCTGCCCGGTGCGCTGGTTCCCGGAGTCGGGCCTGTTCATGTGCCCGTGCCACGGCGGCGTCTATTACGAGGACGGTGAGCACGCCTCCGGCCCGCCGCCGCGCCGCCTCTACGAGTACGAGTATCGCGTCGACGGCGACCAGCTCCTGGTCCGCGGCGGCCAGTTGCCGACGCTGGCGCAGGGGGTGTGA
- a CDS encoding c-type cytochrome, whose protein sequence is MAALALLAPLVACDSLPGRPTAAERPLRPAEVTDFATLYRQNCSGCHGPDGLLGGARPLNDPVYLAVAGRDRIIALTAQGVPNTTMPGFAPSAGGTLTDRQIEILADGMLGQWGARGLRDSMLPPYAPSAPGAASAGAQVFAARCAECHGADGSGGAKGGSVVDGAYLGLVSDQALRLAVICGRPDLGMPPWRGRSSDQPTSDQEISDVVAWLVAQRPQFP, encoded by the coding sequence ATCGCGGCGCTCGCGCTGCTCGCGCCCCTCGTCGCCTGCGACAGCCTGCCCGGCAGGCCGACGGCGGCGGAGCGGCCGCTGCGGCCGGCGGAGGTCACCGACTTCGCCACCCTCTACCGGCAGAACTGTTCCGGCTGCCACGGTCCGGACGGACTGCTCGGCGGCGCGCGGCCGCTGAACGATCCGGTCTATCTCGCCGTCGCCGGCCGCGACCGGATCATCGCGCTGACGGCGCAGGGCGTGCCCAACACGACGATGCCCGGATTCGCGCCATCGGCCGGCGGCACCCTCACCGACCGACAGATCGAGATCCTCGCCGACGGCATGCTCGGCCAATGGGGGGCGCGCGGCCTGCGCGATTCGATGCTGCCGCCCTACGCGCCCAGCGCGCCCGGCGCGGCGAGCGCCGGCGCGCAGGTGTTCGCGGCGCGCTGCGCCGAGTGCCACGGCGCCGACGGCAGCGGCGGAGCGAAGGGCGGCTCGGTGGTGGACGGCGCCTATCTCGGCCTGGTGAGCGACCAGGCGCTGCGCTTGGCGGTGATCTGCGGCCGCCCCGATCTCGGCATGCCGCCCTGGCGCGGTCGCTCCAGCGACCAGCCGACGAGCGACCAGGAGATCAGCGACGTCGTCGCCTGGTTGGTCGCGCAGCGGCCGCAGTTTCCCTGA
- a CDS encoding cytochrome c oxidase subunit 3, protein MACMILAESCLFAVFVAAYLFYIGKSLSGPYPQDVLDTPVAATVALLSSSLTITLAVRALRRGGRGAFALWWALTIALGAYFLLATALEWRGLIYGHHLTIWTNLFGTTYFSLVGFHAGHVTVGLLLLGLVLVLALRGAVRAADAERVEVLSWYWHFVDVVWVVVFTVVYVVGR, encoded by the coding sequence ATGGCGTGCATGATCCTCGCCGAGTCGTGCCTGTTCGCGGTGTTCGTCGCCGCCTACCTGTTCTACATCGGCAAGAGCCTCAGCGGGCCGTATCCCCAGGACGTGCTCGACACGCCGGTGGCGGCGACCGTCGCCCTGCTCTCGAGCTCGCTCACCATCACCCTGGCGGTGCGCGCCCTGCGCCGCGGCGGGCGTGGCGCGTTCGCGCTCTGGTGGGCGCTCACCATCGCCCTCGGCGCCTACTTCCTCCTCGCCACGGCGCTCGAGTGGCGGGGCCTGATCTACGGCCACCACCTGACCATCTGGACCAACCTCTTCGGCACCACCTATTTCTCGCTGGTCGGCTTCCACGCCGGCCACGTCACCGTCGGCCTGCTGCTGCTCGGCCTGGTGCTGGTGTTGGCGCTGCGCGGCGCGGTGCGCGCGGCGGACGCCGAGCGCGTCGAGGTGCTGTCGTGGTACTGGCACTTCGTCGACGTCGTGTGGGTGGTGGTGTTCACCGTCGTCTACGTGGTGGGGCGATGA
- the ctaD gene encoding cytochrome c oxidase subunit I, giving the protein MAVAEHPIAIPCSRPGVTSVLHEWVTTVDHKKLGIMYILSGLVFFVVAGLEASAMRIQLAVPNNTFLSPQVFNRLFTMHGTTMVFLVGMPIIVGMANYLVPLMIGARDLAFPRLNAFGFWMFFFGALLLYFSVLGGDGLYGAGSMPDVGWFAYAPLTGRAFSRGNSTDYWIVGLLVGGVGSLTTAANLVATICTMRCPGMTFRRMPLFVWLLFVVCLQMLVALPPLSAAQVMLLFDRFLGAHFFDTQAGGSAVLWQHFFWIFGHPEVYILILPGFACASEIIPVFSRKPIFGYAIMVAATVAIGFISLGVWAHHMFTVGLSTGANAFFVFSTMLIAVPTGIKIFNWLGTMWGGRIRFATPMLFCTGFLFQFLVAGLTGVMLATAPFDWQLSDSYFVVAHFHYVLIGGLLFTIFAAIYYWFPKVTGRMLSERLGTWQFWIFAAGFNLTFMPQHISGVLGMPRRIYTYDAGRGLELWNGLSTAGVPLQILGVLLLVLNIAWALRRGAPAGDDPWDAWTLEWSTTSPPPEYNFETIPTVRSRRPLWDLKHPDDPDWRYE; this is encoded by the coding sequence ATGGCTGTCGCCGAACATCCGATCGCCATTCCCTGCAGCCGCCCGGGGGTCACCAGCGTGCTGCACGAGTGGGTGACGACGGTCGACCACAAGAAGCTGGGGATCATGTACATCCTCTCCGGCCTGGTGTTCTTCGTCGTCGCCGGGCTCGAGGCCTCGGCGATGCGCATCCAGCTCGCGGTGCCGAACAACACCTTCCTGTCGCCGCAGGTGTTCAACCGCTTGTTCACCATGCACGGCACGACGATGGTGTTCCTGGTCGGCATGCCGATCATCGTCGGCATGGCGAACTATCTCGTCCCGCTGATGATCGGGGCGCGCGACCTCGCCTTCCCGCGCCTCAACGCCTTCGGCTTCTGGATGTTCTTCTTCGGCGCGCTGCTGCTCTACTTCAGCGTCCTCGGCGGCGACGGCCTGTACGGCGCCGGCTCGATGCCGGACGTCGGCTGGTTCGCCTACGCGCCGCTCACCGGCCGCGCCTTCTCGCGCGGCAACAGCACCGACTACTGGATCGTCGGCCTGCTGGTCGGCGGCGTCGGCAGCCTGACCACCGCCGCCAACCTCGTCGCCACCATCTGCACGATGCGCTGCCCGGGGATGACCTTCCGGCGCATGCCGCTGTTCGTCTGGCTGCTCTTCGTCGTCTGCCTGCAGATGCTGGTGGCGCTGCCGCCGCTGTCGGCGGCGCAGGTGATGCTGCTCTTCGACCGCTTTCTCGGCGCCCACTTCTTCGACACCCAGGCCGGCGGTTCGGCGGTGCTGTGGCAGCACTTCTTCTGGATCTTCGGCCACCCCGAGGTCTACATCCTCATCCTCCCCGGCTTCGCCTGCGCCTCGGAGATCATCCCGGTGTTCTCGCGCAAGCCGATCTTCGGCTACGCGATCATGGTCGCGGCGACGGTGGCGATCGGCTTCATCAGCCTCGGCGTCTGGGCGCACCACATGTTCACCGTCGGCCTGAGCACCGGCGCCAACGCCTTCTTCGTCTTCTCCACCATGCTTATCGCCGTTCCCACCGGCATCAAGATCTTCAACTGGCTGGGGACGATGTGGGGCGGCCGCATCCGCTTCGCGACCCCGATGCTCTTCTGCACCGGCTTCCTCTTCCAGTTCCTGGTCGCCGGCCTGACCGGCGTGATGCTGGCCACGGCGCCGTTCGACTGGCAGCTCTCCGACTCCTATTTCGTCGTCGCCCACTTCCACTACGTGCTGATCGGCGGCCTGCTCTTCACCATCTTCGCCGCCATCTACTACTGGTTCCCGAAGGTCACCGGCCGGATGCTCAGCGAGCGGCTGGGGACCTGGCAGTTCTGGATCTTCGCCGCCGGCTTCAACCTCACGTTCATGCCGCAGCACATCTCGGGCGTGCTCGGCATGCCGCGCCGCATCTACACCTACGACGCCGGCCGCGGCCTCGAGCTGTGGAATGGGCTCTCGACGGCGGGCGTGCCGCTGCAGATCCTCGGCGTGCTGCTGCTGGTGCTCAACATCGCCTGGGCGCTGCGCCGGGGCGCGCCGGCGGGCGACGACCCGTGGGACGCGTGGACGCTCGAGTGGTCCACCACCTCGCCGCCGCCCGAGTACAACTTCGAGACCATCCCGACCGTCCGCTCGCGGCGGCCGCTGTGGGATCTGAAGCACCCCGACGATCCCGACTGGAGGTACGAGTGA
- the coxB gene encoding cytochrome c oxidase subunit II, whose amino-acid sequence MWLAGGVWWCGVRERDGFGALALLAGLLLATRGAAAPGPVPSIFEPLSPPAHEIHALSLLLLGICAAIFVIVGALLTYSIVRFRQRPGDDDREPPQVYGSNQIELAWTVVPTLIVFVLFLVTTRTLIAVENATPPGDALQVRVIGHQWWWEFRYPDQGVVTANELHVPLGRPTFLSLESADVVHSFWVPQLNGKTDVIPNRVNRMWFQPAVAGTYLGQCAEYCGTQHARMMLRVVAHPPEEFEAWVAGQRQPAAVDAAATAGRDLFQSVACVNCHRIGGTVADGVFGPDLTHLMSRETIAAGAAVNTPDALRAWITNPDAIKPGALMPAMKLADADVKEIVAYLATLK is encoded by the coding sequence ATGTGGTTAGCGGGCGGCGTGTGGTGGTGCGGGGTACGAGAGCGTGATGGGTTCGGCGCGCTCGCACTGCTGGCGGGCCTGCTCCTCGCGACACGCGGCGCGGCGGCGCCCGGCCCGGTCCCGAGCATCTTCGAACCGCTGTCGCCGCCGGCGCACGAGATCCACGCCCTGTCGCTGCTGCTGCTCGGCATCTGCGCCGCGATCTTCGTCATCGTCGGCGCGCTGCTGACCTACAGCATCGTCCGCTTCCGTCAGCGGCCGGGCGACGACGACCGCGAGCCGCCGCAGGTCTACGGCAGCAACCAGATCGAGCTGGCGTGGACGGTGGTGCCGACGCTCATCGTCTTCGTCCTCTTCCTGGTGACGACGCGGACGCTGATCGCGGTGGAGAACGCGACGCCGCCCGGCGACGCGCTGCAGGTGCGGGTGATCGGCCACCAGTGGTGGTGGGAGTTCCGCTATCCGGACCAGGGGGTCGTCACCGCCAACGAGCTGCACGTGCCGCTGGGGCGGCCGACGTTCCTGAGCCTCGAGTCGGCGGACGTGGTGCACAGCTTCTGGGTCCCGCAGTTGAACGGAAAGACCGACGTCATTCCCAACCGCGTCAACCGCATGTGGTTCCAGCCGGCGGTCGCCGGGACCTACCTCGGCCAGTGCGCCGAGTACTGCGGCACCCAGCACGCGCGCATGATGCTGCGCGTCGTCGCCCACCCGCCGGAGGAGTTCGAGGCCTGGGTCGCCGGTCAGCGCCAGCCGGCGGCGGTGGATGCCGCCGCGACGGCCGGCCGCGACCTCTTCCAGTCCGTCGCCTGCGTCAACTGCCACCGCATCGGCGGCACCGTCGCCGACGGCGTCTTCGGCCCCGATCTCACCCACCTGATGAGCCGCGAGACCATCGCCGCCGGCGCCGCCGTCAACACGCCCGACGCGCTGCGCGCCTGGATCACCAACCCCGACGCCATCAAGCCCGGCGCCCTGATGCCGGCGATGAAGCTGGCCGACGCCGACGTGAAAGAAATCGTCGCGTATCTGGCGACGTTGAAATGA
- the opgC gene encoding OpgC domain-containing protein, which translates to MPPTPTTSSARREPLLDLWRGLALIDMTWVHLALYPIGMPATLALWIGTYTRFAAGTFVMISGIAVARVFGAALAGPPAAARQARRRLLRRALLLLTIDRAAALAFVLIEGARSPASYAPRAADLLPLLTFASPGVTGGLLALYAILLVATPLLDSLRRRLGSGALLALSAAVYAAGYAGSAGTTWPFPPLLWQAIFVTGYVLSDPLRRWFAAGPTPRFLVAVSSAFALVFAVRNGAALGLPLPAPPAGLAFVKVPLSPAELAWYLIASTFVLAWTAALWQRSPLVRERAEWLCQLGRKSLLVYTAHLFLEVPILELLTLLDPTPLARAAMLPLAAALLVAIAATGEWLDRRRGAGGRARAWPSLRLPSSGAVGSGVAIASLLAVLVMQQVIPPRPGGEVETTATYDDAVVPIEAVTGDDALPAFAEADGPPLPATPAVDDAISAAPLDAFDEDAGGAEI; encoded by the coding sequence TTGCCGCCGACCCCCACCACATCTTCCGCGCGCCGCGAGCCGCTGCTCGACCTGTGGCGCGGCCTGGCGCTCATCGACATGACGTGGGTGCACCTGGCGCTCTACCCGATCGGCATGCCGGCGACGCTGGCGCTGTGGATCGGCACCTACACGCGCTTCGCCGCCGGCACCTTCGTGATGATCTCCGGCATCGCGGTGGCGCGCGTCTTCGGCGCCGCGCTGGCCGGCCCACCGGCGGCGGCGCGCCAGGCCCGTCGCCGCCTGCTCCGCCGCGCCCTCCTGCTGCTGACCATCGACCGCGCCGCGGCCCTGGCCTTCGTCCTCATCGAGGGGGCACGATCGCCGGCGAGCTACGCCCCGCGCGCCGCCGACCTGCTCCCCCTGCTCACCTTCGCCTCGCCCGGCGTCACCGGCGGGCTGTTGGCGCTCTACGCCATCCTGCTGGTGGCGACGCCCCTGCTCGATTCCCTGCGGCGGCGCCTCGGGTCGGGCGCGCTGCTGGCGCTGAGCGCGGCGGTCTACGCGGCCGGCTACGCCGGATCGGCGGGGACGACCTGGCCGTTCCCGCCGCTGCTGTGGCAGGCCATCTTCGTCACCGGCTACGTGCTGTCGGACCCGCTGCGGCGGTGGTTCGCGGCCGGACCGACGCCGCGGTTCCTGGTCGCCGTTTCGAGCGCCTTCGCGCTGGTGTTCGCGGTGCGCAACGGCGCGGCGCTCGGCCTGCCGCTGCCGGCGCCGCCGGCCGGCCTCGCCTTCGTGAAGGTGCCGCTGAGCCCCGCCGAGCTCGCCTGGTATCTGATCGCCTCGACCTTCGTCCTGGCGTGGACGGCGGCGCTGTGGCAGCGGAGCCCGCTCGTCCGCGAGCGCGCCGAGTGGCTCTGCCAGTTGGGGCGCAAGAGCCTGCTGGTCTACACCGCCCACCTCTTCCTGGAGGTGCCGATCCTCGAGCTGCTGACGCTCCTCGATCCGACGCCGCTCGCCCGCGCCGCCATGCTGCCGCTGGCGGCGGCGCTGCTGGTCGCCATCGCCGCCACCGGCGAGTGGCTCGATCGCCGCCGCGGCGCCGGCGGGCGCGCCCGCGCCTGGCCGTCGCTGCGCCTGCCCAGCTCCGGCGCGGTGGGGAGCGGCGTGGCGATCGCGTCGCTGCTCGCGGTCCTGGTCATGCAACAGGTGATCCCGCCCCGCCCCGGCGGCGAGGTCGAGACGACCGCGACGTACGACGACGCGGTCGTGCCGATCGAAGCCGTGACGGGCGACGACGCGCTCCCCGCCTTCGCCGAGGCCGACGGCCCGCCGCTGCCGGCGACGCCGGCGGTCGACGACGCGATCTCGGCCGCGCCGCTCGACGCCTTCGACGAAGACGCCGGCGGCGCCGAGATCTGA
- a CDS encoding ROK family protein, with translation MRVLAIDIGGTHVKILVSGETEKRAVASGPTMTPRRMVTAVKKLARGWTYDVVAMGYPGPVLHNAPMLEPHNLGHGWVGFDYRRAFGKPVRILNDAAMQALGSYRGGRMLFLGLGTGLGTALVIEGQVEPLELAHLPYKKGRTFEDYVGLRGLERLGKKKWRREVAEVVARLRAAMQADYVVVGGGNAKKLADLPKGVELGDNANAFLGGFRMWEGESARGRRQRQPPPTRKRA, from the coding sequence ATGCGGGTCCTGGCGATCGACATCGGCGGCACGCACGTGAAGATCCTGGTCAGCGGCGAGACCGAGAAGCGCGCCGTCGCGTCGGGCCCGACGATGACGCCGCGCCGCATGGTCACGGCGGTGAAGAAGCTGGCGCGGGGATGGACGTACGACGTGGTCGCGATGGGCTATCCGGGGCCGGTGCTGCACAACGCGCCGATGTTGGAGCCGCACAACCTCGGCCACGGCTGGGTCGGCTTCGACTACCGCCGCGCCTTCGGCAAGCCGGTGCGCATCCTCAACGATGCCGCGATGCAGGCGCTCGGCAGCTACCGGGGCGGGCGCATGCTCTTTCTCGGGCTCGGCACCGGGCTCGGCACGGCCCTGGTCATCGAGGGGCAGGTGGAGCCGCTCGAGCTCGCGCACCTGCCGTACAAGAAGGGCCGGACGTTCGAGGACTACGTCGGCCTGCGCGGCCTCGAGCGCCTGGGCAAGAAGAAATGGCGCAGGGAGGTGGCGGAAGTGGTCGCCCGCCTGCGCGCCGCGATGCAGGCCGACTACGTGGTGGTCGGCGGCGGCAACGCCAAGAAGCTCGCCGACCTGCCGAAGGGGGTCGAGTTGGGCGACAACGCCAACGCCTTCCTCGGCGGCTTCCGCATGTGGGAGGGCGAGTCCGCGCGCGGCCGCCGCCAGCGCCAGCCGCCGCCGACGCGCAAGCGGGCCTGA
- the rpiA gene encoding ribose-5-phosphate isomerase RpiA, giving the protein MADPRADAKEQAGRRAADYVVDGMTVGLGTGSTVHFTIVALGERRPDIVCAATSERTRALATGLGLRVVPPDELLTLDIAIDGADEVDAGCNLIKGGGGAHAREKIIAAMARRFIVVVDEAKLVETLGAFPLPLEVLPFAPAVAAAQVRALGARAVTTRGERSDNGNLLMDASFGRIVDPASLAARLDAIPGIVEHGIFLASMVERVVVAGRDGVRERAR; this is encoded by the coding sequence ATGGCTGATCCGCGCGCCGACGCGAAGGAGCAGGCCGGCCGCCGCGCCGCCGACTACGTCGTCGACGGCATGACCGTCGGCCTCGGCACCGGCTCGACGGTCCACTTCACCATCGTCGCGCTCGGTGAGCGCCGGCCGGACATCGTCTGCGCCGCGACCTCGGAGCGGACGCGCGCCCTGGCGACCGGCCTCGGGCTGCGGGTGGTGCCGCCCGACGAGCTCCTGACGCTCGACATCGCCATCGACGGCGCCGACGAGGTCGACGCCGGCTGTAACCTCATCAAGGGCGGCGGCGGCGCGCACGCGCGCGAGAAGATCATCGCCGCCATGGCGCGGCGCTTCATCGTCGTCGTCGACGAGGCGAAGCTGGTGGAGACGCTGGGCGCCTTCCCGCTGCCCCTCGAGGTGCTGCCCTTCGCGCCCGCCGTCGCCGCGGCGCAGGTGCGCGCCCTCGGCGCCCGCGCCGTCACCACCCGCGGCGAGCGCAGCGACAACGGCAACCTGCTGATGGACGCGTCGTTCGGGCGCATCGTCGATCCGGCGTCGCTGGCGGCGCGGCTGGATGCGATTCCGGGCATCGTCGAGCACGGGATCTTCCTCGCGTCGATGGTGGAGCGCGTGGTCGTGGCCGGTCGCGACGGCGTGCGCGAGCGGGCGCGCTGA